A stretch of Streptosporangiales bacterium DNA encodes these proteins:
- a CDS encoding 2Fe-2S iron-sulfur cluster binding domain-containing protein: MPANALTVVVHRSDPEAQHSFRVTRTEPMMVLDLLLAIQREHDAAIGFKYSCRVAMCGTCTVRLDGRSVLACQTPVPPERDTVRIDPAAGLPVVRDLVVDTAPFWREWAKVTPYLVPRDDLTEPAVIAPDAEERQLIDPGLDCIGCGACFSSCAVAAGSRDFLGPAALNRAMVLVADSRDAAGAQRLAAAGGAGGVDRCHYVYGCSAVCPKGLDPAGAIRQLRAWRLRPGSADDR, encoded by the coding sequence ATGCCAGCCAACGCGTTGACGGTGGTCGTGCACCGCAGCGACCCCGAGGCACAACACAGCTTCCGGGTCACTCGTACCGAGCCGATGATGGTGCTCGACCTGTTGCTCGCCATCCAGCGCGAGCACGACGCGGCCATCGGCTTCAAGTACTCGTGCCGGGTGGCGATGTGCGGCACCTGCACCGTCCGGCTGGACGGACGCAGTGTGCTGGCGTGCCAGACGCCGGTGCCGCCGGAGCGCGACACCGTACGCATCGACCCCGCGGCGGGCCTGCCGGTCGTGCGCGACCTGGTGGTCGACACCGCGCCGTTCTGGCGGGAGTGGGCGAAGGTGACGCCGTACCTGGTGCCGCGCGACGACCTGACCGAGCCGGCGGTGATCGCCCCGGACGCCGAGGAGCGGCAGCTGATCGACCCGGGGCTGGACTGCATCGGCTGCGGCGCCTGCTTCTCCAGCTGCGCCGTCGCCGCGGGTTCGCGTGACTTCCTCGGGCCGGCTGCACTGAACCGGGCGATGGTGCTGGTCGCCGACAGCAGGGACGCCGCCGGCGCTCAGCGGCTCGCCGCGGCAGGTGGCGCGGGCGGCGTGGACCGGTGTCACTACGTCTACGGCTGCAGCGCCGTGTGCCCGAAGGGCCTCGACCCGGCCGGGGCGATCCGGCAGCTGCGTGCCTGGCGGCTGCGGCCAGGGAGTGCCGATGACCGTTGA
- the argH gene encoding argininosuccinate lyase yields the protein MSERISRERLQQPPGEVYTQTVLEPSFRFMQEHYYGYLLETNKAWVSMLVETGIVPADRGRALLQAVLALDAEGPDAIAEFNPAYEYFYSHVEAKLAEHAGDEAAGEVNIGRTRPEPLTRLVLRSRILDIAELLSGFTRTLLDLAEREADTVMPQWTHFQPAQPATVGHYLLGMVAAFGRDHDRLVAAYGNTNQCTLGCGALAGTSYPVDRALVADLLGFDGVRENTIDCVSSGDYVLETTAALANMLVTASRLAQDLYMWSTDEFGLVEIGDEFSGSSSMMPQKKNAYPFEYVRARGAHAIGEMTSAYGTLHNTNFQDLKDVEEEIVPPAFRLLDEAEQVLRLLDGTIRSMTIHPCRMLARAASGFATATELAAVIHRETGVDARTAHRVVGHLVLRAVQGTWQPAEIDAAMVAEAAREVLGRELTLTDEAVHSALDPTAFVAAHKVPGGPAPESVAQSLATASRRLEDDDAWAAERRDRLAAAEKELAAHVARHVG from the coding sequence ATGTCCGAGCGGATCTCCAGGGAACGACTCCAGCAGCCGCCGGGTGAGGTCTACACCCAGACCGTGCTCGAACCGAGCTTCCGGTTCATGCAGGAGCACTACTACGGGTACCTGTTGGAGACCAACAAGGCGTGGGTGTCGATGCTCGTCGAGACGGGCATCGTGCCGGCCGACCGCGGGCGCGCACTGCTGCAGGCCGTGCTCGCGCTCGACGCGGAGGGGCCGGATGCGATAGCGGAGTTCAACCCGGCCTACGAGTACTTCTACTCGCACGTCGAGGCGAAGCTCGCCGAGCACGCCGGGGACGAGGCCGCCGGTGAGGTGAACATCGGGCGTACCAGGCCTGAGCCGCTGACCCGGCTGGTGCTCCGCTCGCGCATCCTCGACATCGCCGAGCTGCTGAGCGGCTTCACCCGCACGCTGCTCGACCTCGCCGAGCGCGAGGCCGACACGGTGATGCCGCAGTGGACACACTTCCAGCCCGCACAGCCGGCGACCGTAGGGCACTACCTGCTCGGCATGGTCGCGGCGTTCGGGCGCGACCACGACCGGCTGGTGGCCGCGTACGGCAACACCAACCAGTGCACGCTCGGCTGCGGTGCACTCGCCGGCACGTCGTATCCGGTGGACCGGGCGCTCGTCGCCGACCTGCTCGGCTTCGACGGGGTGCGCGAGAACACCATCGACTGCGTCTCGAGCGGCGACTACGTCCTCGAGACCACGGCCGCGTTGGCGAACATGCTGGTGACCGCGAGCCGGCTCGCGCAGGACCTCTACATGTGGAGCACCGACGAGTTCGGCCTGGTGGAGATCGGGGACGAGTTCTCCGGGTCGAGCAGCATGATGCCGCAGAAGAAGAACGCGTACCCGTTCGAGTACGTACGGGCGCGCGGTGCGCACGCGATCGGCGAGATGACGAGCGCGTACGGCACGCTGCACAACACCAACTTCCAGGACCTCAAGGACGTGGAAGAGGAGATCGTGCCGCCGGCCTTCCGGTTGCTCGACGAGGCAGAGCAGGTGCTGCGGCTGCTCGACGGGACGATCCGGTCGATGACTATCCACCCGTGCCGGATGCTGGCGCGGGCGGCGTCCGGGTTCGCGACGGCGACCGAGCTTGCGGCGGTGATCCACCGCGAGACCGGTGTGGACGCGCGCACGGCCCACCGCGTCGTCGGACACCTGGTGCTGCGCGCCGTGCAGGGCACCTGGCAGCCCGCCGAGATCGACGCGGCCATGGTCGCGGAAGCGGCGCGCGAGGTGCTCGGGCGGGAGCTGACGCTCACCGACGAGGCAGTGCACTCCGCTCTCGACCCGACCGCGTTCGTCGCCGCGCACAAGGTGCCAGGCGGTCCCGCGCCGGAGAGCGTCGCCCAGTCGCTGGCCACTGCGTCCCGTCGCCTCGAGGACGACGACGCGTGGGCGGCGGAACGCCGCGATCGGTTGGCTGCGGCCGAGAAGGAGCTGGCTGCCCACGTAGCCAGGCACGTCGGTTGA
- a CDS encoding helix-turn-helix domain-containing protein: MRTMQLESRAGSMTVDKAIDLLEEIAAAPEGARNLDVARGVGLDKSTSHRLLSTLERRGFVHRDPHTKRFVLGPRLLQLATGSAISSTLLARPFLYELVASTGESASLSLLVDRTYVCVDAVQAPHEIRFALDLGRPYPLNAGATGKVLLAFNARAEQRMLAGELPKYAPNTIVSPDELAAQLDEIRRTGVAGSEGERVAGGCSIAAPVTGSDGQAVAAIAVSSVGARLDLPALRKHVGRIRTLAAELSEVLTSSGN, translated from the coding sequence ATGAGAACGATGCAGCTAGAGTCGCGGGCCGGCAGCATGACGGTCGACAAGGCGATCGACCTGCTCGAGGAGATTGCGGCTGCGCCTGAGGGTGCACGCAACCTCGACGTCGCGCGTGGGGTGGGGCTGGACAAGTCGACGAGTCATCGGCTGTTGTCGACACTGGAGCGGCGTGGGTTCGTGCATCGTGACCCGCACACCAAGCGGTTCGTGCTCGGGCCGCGGTTGCTCCAGCTGGCTACGGGTAGCGCGATCAGCTCCACCCTGCTCGCCCGCCCGTTCCTGTACGAGCTCGTCGCGTCGACGGGGGAGAGCGCGTCGCTCTCGCTGCTCGTCGACCGGACGTACGTCTGTGTGGACGCGGTGCAGGCACCGCACGAGATCAGGTTCGCGTTGGATCTCGGTCGGCCGTACCCGCTGAACGCAGGTGCGACGGGGAAGGTGCTCCTCGCGTTCAACGCGCGGGCGGAGCAGCGGATGCTCGCCGGCGAGCTGCCGAAGTACGCACCGAACACGATCGTCTCGCCGGACGAGCTCGCGGCGCAGCTCGACGAGATCAGGCGTACGGGAGTCGCGGGCAGCGAGGGGGAGCGGGTGGCTGGCGGCTGCTCGATCGCCGCGCCTGTGACCGGGAGCGACGGCCAGGCGGTCGCGGCCATCGCCGTGTCTTCCGTGGGCGCGCGGCTCGACCTGCCGGCACTGCGCAAGCACGTGGGGCGGATACGCACGCTCGCGGCCGAGCTCTCCGAGGTGCTCACTTCATCAGGGAACTGA
- a CDS encoding MFS transporter: MATNGDPRSVAGHDTVLTKRVVTAATFGSTIEYYDFFLYGTAAALVFPKVFFPQFDPVAGTILSFGTFAVGFISRPLGALVCGHYGDKIGRKAMLMLTLLLMGLATVGIGLLPTYQSVGIVAPLLLITLRFLQGFSFGGELGGAAVMAVEHAPRGRRGFWGSIPYIGSPIGLGLSTATILLVAVAVSDEAFIDWGWRVPFVASIVMVAIGFYVRLRVTETPVFEDLKQNREVVKHPVLRLLRTEPKQLLLNTGLHLGITVTFYMTTVFIISYLTATLGLSQVLALSAVLIACACFIAVQIIAGAVSDRFGRRKVYLVGALWVAVMAFPYYLMVNTGSPVLVTAAIVLLGSGIYIMYGPQPAYFSELFAPSVRFTGFALPVAVATVIGGSTTPILATALTAWAGGKPWGVAGYLVVIGLLTAACAWASRETLDTDLTADRHQEAARSSSPSGAEPGAA, translated from the coding sequence ATGGCGACAAATGGTGACCCACGTTCCGTGGCCGGGCACGACACGGTGTTGACCAAACGGGTCGTCACCGCGGCCACGTTCGGCAGCACGATCGAGTACTACGACTTCTTCCTCTACGGCACCGCCGCGGCGTTGGTGTTCCCGAAGGTCTTCTTCCCGCAGTTCGACCCGGTCGCGGGAACGATCCTGTCGTTCGGCACCTTCGCCGTTGGTTTCATCTCCCGTCCGCTCGGCGCGCTGGTGTGCGGGCACTATGGCGACAAGATCGGTCGCAAGGCGATGTTGATGCTCACCTTGCTGCTCATGGGCTTGGCCACTGTCGGCATTGGCCTGCTGCCGACCTACCAATCAGTCGGCATCGTTGCACCGCTGCTGTTGATCACCCTGCGCTTCCTGCAAGGCTTTTCGTTCGGTGGCGAGCTCGGCGGCGCGGCAGTCATGGCGGTCGAGCACGCGCCGAGGGGTCGGCGGGGTTTCTGGGGCAGCATCCCGTACATCGGCTCCCCCATTGGGCTGGGATTGTCGACCGCCACGATCTTGCTGGTTGCCGTCGCCGTCTCCGACGAAGCGTTCATCGACTGGGGCTGGCGCGTGCCGTTCGTGGCGAGCATCGTGATGGTCGCGATCGGCTTCTACGTCAGGCTGCGGGTGACGGAGACGCCGGTGTTCGAGGACCTGAAGCAGAACCGCGAGGTCGTCAAGCACCCGGTGCTCCGGCTGCTACGCACCGAACCGAAGCAGCTGTTGCTCAACACCGGTCTGCACCTCGGCATCACCGTGACGTTCTACATGACCACCGTCTTCATCATCTCGTACCTGACGGCCACGCTCGGCCTGTCGCAAGTGCTCGCGCTGAGCGCGGTGCTCATCGCCTGTGCCTGCTTCATCGCCGTGCAGATCATCGCGGGTGCGGTCTCCGACCGGTTCGGGCGCAGGAAGGTCTACCTGGTCGGTGCTCTCTGGGTTGCCGTGATGGCGTTCCCCTACTACCTGATGGTCAACACCGGTTCACCGGTGTTGGTCACCGCTGCGATCGTGCTACTCGGCAGCGGGATCTACATCATGTACGGTCCGCAACCTGCGTACTTCTCCGAGCTGTTCGCACCGAGCGTGCGGTTCACCGGCTTCGCGCTCCCGGTCGCCGTGGCCACGGTGATCGGTGGCTCGACGACACCGATTCTCGCCACTGCGCTGACGGCCTGGGCGGGCGGCAAGCCTTGGGGTGTGGCGGGCTACCTCGTCGTCATCGGCCTGCTCACCGCGGCCTGTGCGTGGGCGAGCAGGGAGACGCTCGACACGGACCTCACTGCAGACCGCCACCAGGAGGCGGCGCGGTCGAGCAGCCCGAGCGGTGCGGAACCGGGGGCGGCGTGA
- a CDS encoding SDR family oxidoreductase, whose translation MGGRQALGCGGLPRRHRPAHRGLCVGEQGDARHGPHCRPPPGGGAVEQPERCGTGGGVSACPASAEQLRATFDLAGRTAFVTGGASGLGQLSALGLAAFGADVVLCDLDGNDTYRTASQVAVETGRRCVGWQLDVTDAGQVEDVVARVEDEVGAIDICVNSAGINHRELAADLAVDDFRRVLDVNLVGTFQCAQAVGRRMVARRSGKVINLASVLGLTGATHQAAYASSKGAVIQLTKVLAMEWVSHNVQVNALAPAHVATPLTDELTPELRQRALERIPQHRFAESHEIVAPVVFLASRASDFVTGSTLPFDGGWTAA comes from the coding sequence CTGGGCGGGCGGCAAGCCTTGGGGTGTGGCGGGCTACCTCGTCGTCATCGGCCTGCTCACCGCGGCCTGTGCGTGGGCGAGCAGGGAGACGCTCGACACGGACCTCACTGCAGACCGCCACCAGGAGGCGGCGCGGTCGAGCAGCCCGAGCGGTGCGGAACCGGGGGCGGCGTGAGTGCGTGTCCCGCCTCGGCCGAGCAGCTGCGAGCCACCTTCGACCTAGCCGGTCGCACGGCCTTCGTCACGGGCGGCGCCTCGGGCCTCGGTCAACTGTCCGCGCTCGGGCTCGCCGCCTTCGGCGCCGACGTCGTCCTCTGTGACCTTGACGGCAACGACACGTATCGCACGGCGTCACAGGTCGCGGTCGAGACCGGCCGCCGGTGTGTCGGCTGGCAGCTCGACGTCACGGACGCGGGGCAGGTGGAGGACGTCGTCGCCCGTGTCGAGGACGAGGTCGGTGCCATCGACATCTGCGTCAACAGCGCGGGCATCAACCACCGGGAGCTCGCGGCCGACCTGGCGGTGGACGACTTCCGCCGGGTGCTCGACGTGAACTTGGTCGGCACCTTCCAGTGCGCGCAGGCCGTGGGTCGCCGGATGGTGGCGCGTCGGTCGGGCAAGGTGATCAACCTGGCCTCGGTGCTCGGTCTCACCGGCGCCACGCACCAGGCGGCGTACGCGTCGAGCAAGGGCGCCGTCATCCAGCTGACCAAGGTGCTGGCGATGGAATGGGTGTCGCACAACGTGCAGGTGAACGCACTGGCGCCCGCCCACGTGGCGACACCGCTGACCGACGAGCTGACACCGGAGCTCAGACAGCGGGCACTGGAACGGATCCCGCAACACAGGTTCGCCGAGAGTCACGAGATCGTCGCCCCGGTGGTGTTCCTGGCCTCCCGGGCTTCGGACTTCGTGACCGGCTCGACACTGCCGTTCGATGGAGGGTGGACCGCGGCATGA
- the accB gene encoding acetyl-CoA carboxylase biotin carboxyl carrier protein, which translates to MDGGQQLTREDVREILDIVDRSHFGEVRIELGDLQVYVRKAGEQSTAAPDDGGSPTVPAAPQPPATPPDDAQPAQPDVSSGHHLVTAPMVGTFYRSPAPGEPPFVEVGDQVGADDVVCLIEVMKLFNSITPEVAGTVVDILVPDGATVEYGQPIVAVAPAERT; encoded by the coding sequence ATGGACGGTGGGCAGCAGCTCACCCGGGAGGACGTACGAGAAATCCTCGACATCGTCGACCGCTCGCACTTCGGTGAGGTGCGGATCGAGCTCGGCGACCTGCAGGTCTACGTACGAAAGGCCGGCGAGCAGTCGACAGCGGCGCCGGACGACGGTGGCTCGCCCACCGTGCCTGCCGCGCCGCAGCCTCCTGCCACGCCACCCGACGATGCGCAACCGGCGCAACCGGACGTCTCATCCGGCCACCACCTGGTGACCGCACCGATGGTCGGCACCTTCTACCGCTCGCCGGCACCGGGCGAACCACCGTTCGTCGAGGTCGGTGACCAGGTGGGCGCCGACGACGTGGTGTGCCTGATCGAGGTGATGAAGCTCTTCAACTCGATCACACCCGAGGTAGCGGGCACGGTCGTCGACATCCTGGTGCCCGACGGCGCCACGGTGGAGTACGGCCAGCCGATCGTCGCGGTCGCGCCGGCGGAGCGCACGTGA
- a CDS encoding acetyl-CoA carboxylase biotin carboxylase subunit: MTGLNKVFVANRGEIAVRVIDACDRLGIETVLGVSAADRDTLGARRAGRAFCIGPAAATGSYLNPQAIVAAALGTGCDAVHPGYGFLAERAAFQRLCTEHGLVFVGPSADAIEAMGDKLHSRALAAEAGVPVLTGSVSVRSAAHATELAADVGYPFLFKASAGGGGRGMRVVAEPDQVARAYDSATAEAEKAFGDGTAYLERYLDRARHVEIQVLGDGSGKAIHLGERECSVQRRHQKLVEEAPSPIVDAATRAAMADAAVNLAAHVHYLGAGTVEFVVDERSGEFFFLEMNTRIQVEHPVTEMVTGVDLVAEQLKLAAGEPLLPQEDVTTTGHAIEFRVNAEDPARGFLPAPGTLDRWSPPAGTGIRVDTHCYPGYTVPPYYDSLLAKLIVHGPDRATAIDRAAAALDDFTVDGVRTTLPFHQALLTEPAFLDDGVHTGWVDENADKWSALV; the protein is encoded by the coding sequence GTGACCGGACTCAACAAGGTCTTCGTCGCCAACCGCGGTGAGATCGCAGTACGGGTCATCGACGCCTGCGACCGACTCGGCATCGAGACCGTGCTCGGCGTGTCAGCGGCCGACAGGGACACGCTCGGCGCCCGCCGGGCCGGCCGCGCGTTCTGCATCGGCCCGGCCGCGGCGACCGGCAGCTACCTGAACCCACAGGCGATCGTCGCGGCGGCATTGGGCACCGGTTGCGACGCCGTGCATCCCGGGTACGGGTTCCTGGCCGAGCGGGCAGCGTTCCAGCGCCTCTGCACCGAGCACGGCCTTGTGTTCGTCGGTCCTAGCGCGGACGCGATCGAGGCGATGGGCGACAAGCTGCACAGCCGTGCGCTCGCTGCGGAAGCCGGGGTGCCGGTGCTCACCGGTTCGGTGAGCGTGCGGTCGGCCGCGCACGCCACCGAGCTCGCGGCCGACGTGGGTTATCCGTTCCTGTTCAAGGCAAGCGCGGGTGGCGGCGGCCGCGGCATGCGCGTCGTCGCCGAGCCCGATCAGGTCGCGCGGGCGTACGACAGCGCCACGGCGGAGGCGGAGAAGGCGTTCGGCGACGGCACCGCCTACCTGGAGCGCTACCTCGACCGGGCCAGACACGTGGAGATCCAGGTGCTCGGCGACGGCAGCGGCAAGGCAATCCACCTCGGCGAACGTGAGTGCTCCGTCCAGCGCAGACACCAGAAGCTGGTGGAGGAGGCACCGTCACCGATCGTCGACGCGGCGACGCGGGCGGCGATGGCCGACGCAGCCGTGAACCTCGCCGCCCATGTGCACTACCTCGGTGCCGGGACCGTCGAGTTCGTCGTCGACGAGCGCTCCGGCGAGTTCTTCTTCCTCGAGATGAACACCAGGATCCAGGTCGAGCACCCGGTGACGGAGATGGTCACCGGGGTCGACCTGGTGGCCGAACAGCTCAAGCTCGCCGCAGGCGAGCCGTTGCTGCCGCAGGAAGACGTGACCACCACCGGGCATGCCATCGAGTTCCGGGTGAACGCCGAGGACCCGGCCCGCGGTTTCCTGCCGGCGCCGGGCACACTCGACCGGTGGTCACCGCCCGCCGGCACGGGGATCCGGGTCGACACCCACTGCTACCCGGGCTACACCGTGCCGCCGTACTACGACTCGTTACTGGCGAAGCTCATCGTGCACGGTCCCGACCGTGCGACGGCGATCGACCGTGCGGCAGCCGCGCTCGACGACTTCACCGTCGACGGGGTACGCACCACCCTGCCCTTCCACCAGGCCCTGCTGACGGAGCCGGCGTTCCTCGACGACGGCGTACACACCGGTTGGGTGGACGAGAACGCGGACAAGTGGAGCGCCTTGGTATGA
- a CDS encoding pyruvate carboxylase subunit B: MREIRIIDTTLRDGPQCLWATRITTPMMLPIAQRLDSLGLESIDLAGAIQFDVCVRYLREDPWERVRLMRSKVVDTPLRALVRSKNLISFDLVPDDIIALWVDRLYHNGFRVIGAFDGLNDMDNVLFTVSRAKELGAQTFGALAFSESPVHTDDLYVQKAKLLVDSGVVDTVMLKDAGGLLTPDRIRTLVPALKGVLGDIPLEIHSHCLTGLAPLVYLEAARLGADQLHCSIWPLASGAAQPSSQQLMHNLPSVDCYAPLDADGIAEISDHFLRIAQAEGKPVGQPLDYDAFHFKHQVPGGMLSNLKFQLEQAGIPERFDEVLEECAVVREELGWPIMITPFAQLVGTQAVFNVVHGKRYHVVPDEVKKYALGHYGDLPAPVYPDVLDRIVARGSSRIPTKPPPLEPAVERLRTQYPGVSDEHRLLYFMFAGSQVDDMRAAGPMATQWRPPRHPVVELVDELANRPQVEYVKVSKGDLRFEARATTTPGEVADASS, encoded by the coding sequence ATGAGAGAGATCCGGATCATCGACACCACGCTGCGCGACGGACCGCAGTGCCTGTGGGCGACACGGATAACCACGCCGATGATGCTCCCGATCGCGCAGCGGCTGGACAGTCTCGGCTTGGAGTCGATCGACCTGGCAGGCGCGATCCAGTTCGACGTGTGCGTGCGTTACCTGCGCGAGGACCCGTGGGAACGGGTGCGCCTGATGCGGTCGAAGGTGGTGGACACCCCGCTGCGTGCGCTGGTACGTAGCAAGAACCTGATCAGCTTCGACCTGGTGCCCGATGACATCATCGCGCTGTGGGTCGACCGCTTGTACCACAACGGTTTCCGGGTAATCGGTGCGTTCGACGGCCTCAACGACATGGACAACGTGTTGTTCACCGTCAGCCGGGCGAAGGAGCTCGGCGCGCAGACCTTCGGCGCACTCGCGTTCTCGGAGAGCCCGGTGCACACCGACGACCTCTACGTACAGAAGGCGAAGCTGCTCGTCGACAGCGGCGTGGTCGACACGGTGATGCTGAAGGACGCCGGTGGTCTGCTCACCCCGGACCGGATACGTACGCTCGTGCCGGCGCTGAAAGGCGTGCTCGGTGACATCCCGCTGGAGATCCACAGCCACTGCCTGACCGGCCTCGCGCCGCTGGTCTACCTGGAGGCCGCCCGGCTGGGTGCCGACCAGCTGCACTGCTCGATCTGGCCGCTGGCCAGCGGCGCGGCACAACCGTCCAGCCAGCAGCTGATGCACAACCTGCCGAGCGTGGACTGCTACGCCCCGCTCGACGCGGACGGTATCGCGGAGATCAGCGACCACTTCCTCCGCATCGCGCAGGCCGAGGGCAAACCGGTGGGCCAGCCACTCGACTACGACGCGTTCCACTTCAAACACCAGGTGCCGGGCGGCATGCTCTCCAACCTGAAGTTCCAGCTCGAGCAGGCCGGCATCCCCGAACGCTTCGACGAGGTGCTCGAGGAGTGCGCGGTGGTGCGTGAAGAGCTCGGCTGGCCGATCATGATCACGCCGTTCGCGCAACTCGTCGGCACGCAGGCGGTGTTCAACGTCGTACACGGCAAGCGCTACCACGTGGTACCTGATGAGGTGAAGAAGTACGCGCTCGGCCACTACGGCGACCTGCCGGCTCCCGTGTATCCCGACGTGCTCGACCGGATCGTCGCCCGTGGCTCGTCGCGGATCCCAACCAAACCACCACCACTCGAACCGGCCGTCGAGCGGCTGCGCACGCAGTATCCGGGCGTCAGCGACGAGCACCGGTTGCTGTACTTCATGTTCGCCGGCTCCCAGGTCGACGACATGCGCGCGGCCGGCCCGATGGCCACGCAGTGGCGGCCGCCGCGGCACCCGGTCGTGGAGCTGGTCGACGAGCTCGCCAATCGTCCGCAGGTGGAGTACGTCAAGGTCAGCAAGGGCGATCTCCGGTTCGAGGCACGGGCAACGACGACTCCGGGAGAGGTCGCCGATGCGTCCAGCTGA
- a CDS encoding CoA-binding protein — protein MRPADDLSRLLNPRAVAVVGASENPARIGGQPVRALKEFGFAGEVHPVNPRYETLQGLQCYPNVTAVPLPCDVALVALPAPLVPGVITECGKAEIPFAIVLSAGFEEVGEDGEQLQADLDEAIRTSGVRVVGPNCQGILSPRHQVYAGFGAIFTEPGLSSGPIAMVTQSGGFGYAVMGLAERAGIGFDYVVSTGNETDVDALDVLADLLERDEVEVLAVYLEGVRDGRRLAELGDRALELGKPIVVWKVGNSAPGRQAAASHTANLTAAPEMYRAVFTEGGFVEVRDVDDLVDVARAVLQRKRARGPHTAVLSISGGAGVLLADRCEEAGLQLAALSAETTEALRATLPAFSSLRNPVDLTAQIFNQPDCLHSVLTAVLADPGVDQVILYNASIQGALADQLAAEVVASVDGSDKPLFLGWSAPPEHIAAALAVLHDHRVPWYPTPGRAAYAAGKLLEFTAKAQRGVRRLPDGRPTPQPVDIRPGERVLGEHRTKQALADYGVPVVREALLTPADIEALTEPPLPFPLAVKVESPDLPHKSEAGAVRLGIRDLDELKVAARTVVDNARAYAPEAHVDGVLVQETATGTELFVGVVDDAFFGPTVAVGLGGVLVEVMGDVTHRMAPFGPETARDMLAELRGAAVLRGARGKPAADLDVLSDVLARISWFAADHTGDFTELDVNPLFVDGDRVVAADALLVLPDGERSTR, from the coding sequence ATGCGTCCAGCTGACGACCTGAGCAGACTGCTGAACCCGCGTGCCGTCGCCGTCGTCGGGGCGTCGGAGAACCCCGCGCGCATCGGCGGCCAACCGGTGCGCGCGTTGAAAGAGTTCGGTTTCGCCGGTGAGGTGCACCCGGTGAACCCGCGGTACGAGACGCTGCAGGGGTTGCAGTGCTACCCGAACGTCACGGCGGTGCCGCTGCCGTGCGACGTCGCACTCGTCGCACTGCCCGCACCGCTGGTACCCGGCGTCATCACCGAGTGTGGCAAGGCGGAGATCCCGTTCGCCATCGTGCTGAGCGCGGGCTTCGAGGAGGTCGGCGAGGACGGCGAGCAGCTGCAGGCCGATCTGGACGAGGCGATCCGCACCAGCGGTGTGCGCGTCGTCGGGCCGAACTGCCAGGGCATCCTCAGCCCGCGGCACCAGGTCTACGCCGGCTTCGGCGCGATCTTCACCGAACCCGGCCTGTCGAGCGGGCCGATCGCGATGGTCACCCAGAGCGGCGGCTTCGGCTACGCCGTCATGGGGCTGGCCGAGCGCGCCGGCATCGGCTTCGACTACGTCGTCTCCACCGGCAACGAGACCGACGTCGACGCGCTGGACGTGCTGGCGGACCTGCTCGAGCGCGACGAGGTCGAGGTGCTCGCGGTCTACCTGGAGGGCGTGCGCGACGGCCGCCGGCTCGCCGAGCTCGGCGACCGCGCGCTGGAGCTCGGCAAGCCGATCGTCGTCTGGAAGGTCGGCAACTCGGCGCCGGGCAGGCAGGCGGCCGCGTCGCACACGGCGAATCTCACGGCGGCACCGGAGATGTACCGCGCGGTGTTCACCGAAGGCGGCTTCGTCGAGGTGCGTGACGTGGACGACCTGGTCGACGTGGCGCGAGCGGTGCTGCAGCGCAAGCGGGCCCGCGGGCCGCACACTGCCGTGCTCTCCATCTCAGGCGGCGCTGGTGTGCTGCTCGCGGACCGCTGTGAGGAGGCGGGGCTGCAGCTGGCCGCGCTCTCCGCGGAGACCACGGAAGCGCTGCGGGCCACGCTGCCGGCGTTCAGCTCGCTGCGCAACCCGGTCGACCTCACCGCGCAGATCTTCAACCAGCCGGACTGCCTGCACTCGGTGCTGACAGCCGTGCTCGCCGACCCCGGCGTGGACCAGGTGATCCTGTACAACGCGTCGATCCAGGGTGCGCTCGCCGACCAGCTGGCCGCCGAGGTCGTCGCTTCCGTCGACGGCAGCGACAAGCCGCTGTTCCTCGGCTGGAGCGCTCCGCCGGAGCACATCGCGGCGGCTCTCGCCGTGCTCCACGACCATCGGGTGCCGTGGTACCCGACGCCCGGCAGGGCCGCATACGCGGCCGGCAAGCTGCTCGAGTTCACAGCGAAGGCCCAGCGCGGCGTACGCCGGTTGCCCGACGGCCGCCCGACGCCGCAGCCGGTCGACATCCGTCCCGGTGAGCGGGTGCTCGGCGAGCACCGCACGAAGCAGGCGCTCGCCGACTACGGTGTGCCGGTGGTACGCGAGGCGCTACTCACACCCGCTGACATCGAGGCACTCACCGAGCCGCCGTTGCCGTTCCCGCTCGCGGTGAAGGTGGAGTCGCCCGACCTGCCGCACAAGTCGGAGGCGGGTGCCGTACGGCTCGGCATCCGCGACCTCGACGAGCTCAAGGTGGCCGCACGCACCGTCGTCGACAACGCGAGAGCGTACGCGCCGGAGGCACATGTCGACGGTGTGCTCGTGCAGGAGACCGCCACCGGCACCGAGCTGTTCGTCGGTGTGGTGGACGACGCGTTCTTCGGTCCCACCGTCGCCGTCGGCCTGGGCGGCGTACTCGTCGAGGTGATGGGCGACGTCACGCACCGGATGGCGCCGTTCGGTCCCGAGACCGCACGCGACATGCTCGCGGAGCTGCGCGGCGCGGCGGTGCTGCGCGGCGCGCGCGGCAAGCCGGCGGCAGACCTGGACGTGCTCTCCGACGTGCTGGCGAGGATCTCCTGGTTCGCGGCCGACCACACCGGCGACTTCACCGAGCTCGACGTCAACCCGCTCTTCGTCGACGGCGACCGGGTCGTCGCCGCCGACGCGCTGCTCGTGCTGCCTGATGGGGAGAGGAGTACCCGGTGA